Genomic DNA from Flavobacterium sp. N502540:
CATGGCTTTCAAGGATTATGAAAAAGGGCTAGCCTACGCCAAAAGTGTAAACAAACCTATCCTTTTAGATTTTACCGGATTTGCCTGTGTGAATTGCCGAAAAATGGAAGATTATGTATGGTCTGACCCTCGTATTTTGTCCATCTTAAATAATGAAGTCGTTTTAATTTCTTTATATGTTGACGACAAAAGAGAATTGCCTCTTGAAGAACAATATGTATCTAAAGAAACCGGCAAAAAAATTACAACCATAGGGAATAAATGGAGTGATTTTCAAATTACCCGTTACAAAGCAAATGCGCAGCCGTACTATATTTTATTAGATACGAATGAGGAAAAGCTGAGCAAACCTGCAGGATATACTCCTGACATTACTGAATATGAGCAATGGCTGAAATCCGGTATTGCTAAGTTAAAAAAATAAAAGTACCATTTTTTTACATCTGTGCATTTTTTAAACGTTGTGCACAATCGTGGTCTGGTTAAGGCCACAACAAAGGGAGATATTCAGGTATCTCCTTTTTTTATTATTACAGATCATCAAACTCTGAAACAGAAATTTTATTACAATTCCCCTCGCGAAGCTATAGTGCACGAACACATTTTAAAATCATAATTATTAAGTTTTTATGCTTCAATATTAATATTATTTTCGATAATTTAGCTTTGATGCAGATTCATAAATTAACAGTTTTGATAAACTCTAAGGATTCCTGTTACTTCCTTTTATCTCTGTCAAAAGAACAAATTTTTAACTTCTAAAAAATAAATATGGAACAAAGACATATCAGAAATAGACTTTATATTAGCCCGGAAGAACAGGAATTAATAAAAAAAACTCCGATATTATTAGGCGGAGCAGGTATCGGTAGTGCTATTGCTGAATGTTTATTGCGATTAGGTTTTGAAACCTTAACCATCATCGATGGTGATGTTGTCGAATTGTCCAATTTAAACCGACAAAATTATACCGAACACAATATTGCACAACCCAAAGTAGAGGCACTTAAAGAACGCTTACTGGCTATCAACAGTCAGGCAAAAATCACGATTCACAATTGTTTTTTAACACCTGAGAATGTTGGCAATTACATAACAGACCATAAAATTGCGATCAACGCTCTGGATTTTACTTCCGAAGTTCCTCTTTTGTTCGATTCGATTTGTCAGCAAAAAAACATTCCGGTTTTACATCCCTACAACCTCGGATGGGGCGCATTGGTCTTAGTCATTTCCGATGATGAAGGTTTAGAGGTTTTAAAAAAGCCAGATGAAAAATTTAGCGAAGTGAATGTTGTCGACTATGTTTTAGAGTATATGCGCTATTGGGAAAATCCGCAAAAATGGCTCGAAGAAATTCTGGACAAATACAAAAAGGAAAACAAAAATCTGTCTCCTCCCCAACTCCCTATTGCATCCTGGTTGGTAGCTGGAATGTGCACCCACATTGCATTTGATATTGCCACCAACTCCCCCGTAAAAACATTCCCGGAGTTTTATCTGACGAGTATTAAATAGGGAATTTAAACGAACTTCATTTTTATTATAAAATTAAAAAAAGCTGCATTCAATTATTTGAAGCAGCTTTTTTGTTTGAATAAACAGAGTTAAGTGTTCTCTTCAAAATTTCACATCGATATATCAATTTCTTTTAACCCGGTTTCTATCTTTATGAATCTTTTCTTAAAGAAACTTCCTAGTCCGGAATCGAAGCAAACATTGCAATTTCTTTTAAATCTATGTAGTACTCTCCTGAAAAAGGGGATAATTCATTTCCTAGTACATTGATTTTTACAAAGTACTTTTCTTTCTCATCTTTCTTAATAATTTTAAACTCTCTCAAATAATTAAACACTATTGCAAAATCATTATAGTCAACAGGTTCTAAATTATCAACATTATATAATTTTATATTAGTTATTTTTTCCAAATACAAATCACCTTGTTCAATATAAATCTCTTCCTTTTTATAATCAAAATTAGGTAAAGTTTTTACAAAACGATCCATACTAACTTTTGCATACAAAAGGTCAGTGTTAAACAAATACATTGCATAAGTAAATTCCGCACTAATACCGGAATTCTCTTGTAATTTAACCAGGCCATCAGTAATTGCATACGATGATTTCTTATTATAACATTCCAAAAAAGATGTGTTCATTACTTTGTAAAGATTCCCAATAAAAAAACCATTCTTATCAATTGTAAAATAGGAATATAAGTCTGGCGTTTCTGAGTTATAATCTTCTCTCGAAATCTCAACATCATGCTTTATATAAGTTTCATAACTTGGTTGATAAGACGTTATCTCTTTTATAAGCCTAATTTTCCCATCCTTTGTATAATAATGAACGGTATCATATTTTGTTGGAAAATTAATAGTCTTTGTTCTGTCTAAACCAAACAGGCAATAACAGTCGTTTGTAAAATAACTCTGACTCTCTTCTGTTTTAGAAAGTAACTCAATATCGCGAAGAGATACATACAGCTCTTGATTTTTGTATAGAATCTTTGATCTATTTTTAACCTTATCAAAAGACACAATTTTAACTTTTGACGCATAATCCAAGTGGTACTTTTTATTAGAAGACAAATCTGCAGTAGAAAACAAATCGACCCCTTCAAAATTTGTAACGACTCCATCTGAAGTAATAATCTCTGTAGATGATTTTTCTTTCTTACAGGAAGATATAACAATCAATATTATAAATAGAAGCAATCCTTTTTTTCTCATAAATACGTTTATTTCTTAATTTTGTACAACAATATTACCATTACTCGCTCTGATTTTTCTTACTTGAACCTGATATTTATATTATTTCCTAAATGGTACTGTCTCTTTTTTCATGGAAGTATAACAAATCAAAACTGCCGATTAGGGCAGCTTTATAAAATCTTAAAACATATTTTATTTCTTATCCAGTTTTATCCATTCGTGAAAGGTTCCTTCACCTCCAACTCCTTTGATGAAATATTTATTATCCTCTTTTTTTATTAAATAAGTAGGATCTAATTTTATACATCGATTATCATTTCCATTGTAATATAATTCCAAAACATTATTTTCTACTCTTCCCTTATAATCCCCTTCGCCAATTGACTGCCCATAAAAGGAATCTAACTTTAGCGAAATTTTATCCTCGCTTATCATAAAATTGTATGTTGAATGCCCCATACCTTCGGTTGTTAATTCCTCCTCAACAGTTGCCGAAAAATTACCCTGATAATTTTCATCAATTGCTTTAAGGTTTTTTAATTTGTAGGACAACAACAATTCCGTATATAAATCAATTCCCTCTTTGGTTATTTTATTTGTTAAAAGCTTTTTTAGAAAAACCCATTTATTATTTTCATGAATATAAAAATAAGTACAGGCATTCTCTTTTAAATCAAAATCTCCTGATCCGTCATTGTAGTATTTTGAGACCGCCTCTTTAGGTAAGAAACTCGCAACAATGTAATACTCATTTAATTTCTGTTTTAAAATTTGACTTACTTTATCATTTATCTCTTTTGAAGTTTCAGAGCTTCTATCGATATTTTTAAATTCCGAAAAAAAACCTTTCTTATTATAAACAGACCAATAGTCCTGAATCAAACTTGATTTCCCAATGTAATTCACATCAAAAAAACCCACATCTTCAAGATCAAAAAGATAAACAGGAAACGTTGGACTATGATCCTGAAGATAATACCCATTTACCTTGTATTTTGCTTCTAAAAAATTGACAGGCGGTATCGTGTAATCAACATATACCTCTTTTGAAACTTCTTTTTTATCTGTTTCTTTATTCGCTTTTTCAACAGCCTCTCTTGTTACTTCCTGCTTGCAGCTACTTAACAACAGCAAGACTAATACTTTTATGATCTTTTTCAAATTATATTAAGTTATCAATAATACTTACTTTCATTAAATCATTTTTTTAATTTATTTCATCACTAATAAAGCCATATTTTAATGGTTTAGTAGAAATACTTTCTTTTAAATTAAAAATAGGACTATTAACATAATACTTGTCCTTCAGTTTTACAATCTTTACCTCGGGAATATGCTTGTTTTTTATATATTCTCTATCTTCGAGAAGATTTTCTTTGTGATATAAAAACAAGGTATCACCTTTTTGAACAGGTACCAGTAAATCTTTAAAATCACGCTCTACAAAATAACAGGAGTCCTTAGATACTTTAATATAGTAGGTGTAATTATAATTTGCTTCATAAGAGTCCAGCAATAAAATATAATCCCTGTACCATGAATCCTCGATTTTTGATTTGGCAATAGAATTAAAAAAAGTTTTTTGTAAATCTTTGGTCTTTTTTTCAATAAAATTAATTCTCCAATGCATCTCTTCATTATCCTTATTATCTGAATCTACTTCAAAAGAATCCATTTTTTCCCATGAATTATTTTTATAGTGATACAAATCTGTCTTATGTTTTTCTTTTACCGAAATTGGACAATCAGCATGTGGTGTTGGGATTAGATATTTGCTATCGATGAAAAAAACATAAATATCAAATACTTTTTTATACTCTTCAATGCTTAATTTGTTAACATAAGTCTCAAACTTCTCAGAATCATCTTCATTAAAATATTTTGAATACTTTTCAAAAAAAAGGAAATCTTTAGGTATTAAAAAAGTTACTAAATTCCCCAGATCATTACCATTTTCAGGAGCATATAAAACTCCATAATCATAAGATGTTGTAAAAAAACTACCATATTTAGAAGTATCATACACATATTCATATTTACTCATTTTTAACACCTTATCAAAATTTAGATTATTCTTTTCCTTTTGATAATTTCTTTGTTTTTTGCTTTCTACCTTTTCATCTTTGCATCCAATAATAGAAAGCACAAAAAAAAAGAGTAAGCAGTACTCTTTTAATATCTTCATATTTTTTCAGTTTTCAGGCTAAAGTAGCACATTCTTTTAAAGAAAAAAACTACCAATTACGGTAGTTTTTCTGTTTATTTAAATCAAAAGAAAGAATTATGGCAAGGATAAATATTCTTTGTATTCAATTTTATTATCATCATTTTTGTAGAAAATATAACGATTTTCACCTCCCTGAAAACCCATTTCTATTTTTAATGTATCCTGTAAAATCCACTTATATTGAACCTCAGCATCTTCAGAGCGTGTTTTAAAATTACTTTGCGGTAGTTTTTTTAGCAAATCCTTTTTTAAATAATCAGGTGACTCATTATAAAATATCTCATAAGCCCTATTAAATGCGCTTTCATTACAAACACAAGTTTTATTTAAAGGATCCTCATATCTGGAAATTCCATTGTCGTTTTCCTTGCATTTAAAAAGGACTTCTTTGGCATTCTTACTTTTAACAAACTGCATATAATCGCCCGAATACCAAACCAGCAGATTATCTCCAAACACATATATTTTATGAAATGGAGGTGAACACTTAGTAATCATAACTCCTCTAAATGTATTGAGCTTAACTTTGAAGAGATCATAGATTTTTTTCTCTAGGCTTTTCATTTCCTCTGCTAACGAATGATTGTAGAAATGCCCTTCTATATGATATTCTAAATTGTGTATACTATCAATCTCAAAGTAAGTATTACTAGTTCCATCACCCAAAATGAATTCACGATCTAACAATTCAAAATTATTAATTTCAAGAGTCTCAGAATTTGTATTGGATGATTTTTTCAATTCCCATTTTCCCTGAATATCTGATAAAGCAAAGACATCAACGTTATTTTCTTTTTTTAGAAGATATTTTGAATTAGCGGTTTTAACTTTTTTTAAAGCTGTATTTTGCTTCTCCTGTGTTTGCTGTCTACAACTTATTAATACCACTCCGAACAACAAAACCAACAATTTGGTACAATTTCTCATATTCTTTAATTAAATTTTGTTTCTGCATATAACTCTCGATCTATGCAATTTTTACCCCCGAAAGGTGCTTCTTATCCAACAAAGAGAATTTATGAGTATAACTTCTGTTTTTATCTTATAAGAAGCCAATTTTATTTTAATGATTCTATAATTTTCAAATTTTGCCTCTCACTTACCTTGTTAACAGTATTAATAATTTTTTCCAACGAAAAATATCCCTCTTTAATTTTCTTATCATATTTAATTTCAGGCTGAGTAGTTTTACCATTAAAGAAAATAACCGGTAAAAATTTCTGATTTTCAGGAACTAAAACATCTCCATCTCTTTCAATACTATTAGTAACAGAAGAAAGTAATTTATGATCATAAACAACTATTTCTGAAATATCCCATGGGTATCCAAAAAAATAATTAGTCGGTCTATCCTTGTCAATTAAAATTGGAGTAAAATATAAAAGAGGCTCTAATTTTTTATTTTTAATATCATAAAATACATAGTCAATACCATCTTCTTCTCCTGAACATCTAAACAATTCCAATATATCATCCTTGTCCAGATTAATGAAAAATTTATAATTAATACTACCATAAAACTCGTTAACTAAGAATAATTTATAATTGGAAGTAATCCAATATTCTATATTTATATCTCTTTTTGAATCATATACTGTACAAATGAAATCTTTCTTTGAGTCATTATCAAAATCAAT
This window encodes:
- a CDS encoding HesA/MoeB/ThiF family protein; translated protein: MEQRHIRNRLYISPEEQELIKKTPILLGGAGIGSAIAECLLRLGFETLTIIDGDVVELSNLNRQNYTEHNIAQPKVEALKERLLAINSQAKITIHNCFLTPENVGNYITDHKIAINALDFTSEVPLLFDSICQQKNIPVLHPYNLGWGALVLVISDDEGLEVLKKPDEKFSEVNVVDYVLEYMRYWENPQKWLEEILDKYKKENKNLSPPQLPIASWLVAGMCTHIAFDIATNSPVKTFPEFYLTSIK